In the Takifugu flavidus isolate HTHZ2018 chromosome 11, ASM371156v2, whole genome shotgun sequence genome, one interval contains:
- the wdpcp gene encoding WD repeat-containing and planar cell polarity effector protein fritz homolog isoform X2 produces the protein MASCLAELHLWSTKSSLKVKDTDIGTYQYYDKGEPANPLEHHYYNEKLHFSEARGYSWTPKNQRPQKLRDSLKELEELLQIHTCVCIRWRTKKCCQVMLSSGVLVTLTLNGPQLEQVCVERTLVGRLPANTVTDAVLSDRLILLSFLEQSQVAAVYLSQKNQESPETSRCTDKLSPSEIKVVCVDPSAQGRRLCRHVDLNHRQDIAVCWWSLAEPDEELWPWTHTDVQRRNLVLLSCSATDELKVLSFIRTEGSPMDCRFSLLQPYQLLTVELPAGDQGHREEFWVDTCVYECGRDRLHRLSVTRVPLPSNPVSCSRHPSETALLLGLSDSSLILYDQRRGVSLPASCPVLPKLVAWHPAGAMVLIGGGQGELMCFDVGLAPINMALVAEEVAPAPMLRLMEHLRGCEGIGRLQWGTGPEGGPEGTQILLLVFHGGPLAALRFRLGVLSGGHIGHGELLQQRLRCSQIQEALGILEAMDWSSMGGECFRGLSFIANHLLRLELNAEREALLEAVLGVFYAPAAPLSELVILHYGEPVSKYARRFFHHLLRYQRFEKAFLLAVDLEDRDLFMDLHYVAGDKGEVVLADVAKRKANEIEARAITGSAPQRGKNGVLCGFGMETQVERGTPTAYNEGRAKERSVPERRVTPRSDVFRTLTQTGSGEGGRDDGKADGDPGTLHLVHLGMV, from the exons ATACAGATATTGGCACCTATCAGTACTACGATAAAGGCGAGCCAG ccaATCCCCTTGAGCATCATTACTACAATGAGAAACTCCATTTTTCTGAAG CTCGAGGCTATTCTTGGACTCCCAAGAACCAGCGACCACAGAAACTACGGGATTCGCTGAAGGAGCTAGAG GAACTGTTGCAAATCCACACCTGCGTTTGTATCAGATGGAGGACAAAGAAATGCTGCCAG GTGATGCTGAGTAGCGGAGTGCTAGTGACTCTTACCTTAAATGGACCTCAACTTGAGCAAGTGTGTGTAGAGCGCACATTAGTGGGACGCCTTCCAGCTAACACCGTGACTGATG CGGTGCTGAGCGATAGGCTAATCCTGCTGTCCTTCCTGGAGCAGAGCCAAGTGGCTGCAGTCTACCTCAGCCAAAAGAACCAGGAGTCCCCTGAGACCAGCAGATGCACAGATAAACTGTCACCCTCTGAAATAAAG GTGGTGTGTGTAGACCCAAGTGCGCAAGGACGGAGGCTATGCAGGCATGTAGACCTCAACCATCGGCAAGATATAGCAGTCTGCTGGTGGAGCCTGGCTGAGCCTGATGAGGAATTGTGGCCCTGGACTCACACAGATGTTCAAAGACGTAACCTAGTCCTGCTCAGCTGTTCCGCCACTGACGAGCTCAAG GTTCTGAGTTTCATCCGGACCGAAGGCAGTCCAATGGACTGTCGCTTTAGTCTTCTCCAGCCTTACCAGCTGCTAACAGTTGAACTACCTGCTGGAGACCAGGGACACAGAGAGGAGTTCTGGGTCGACACCTGTGTGTATGAATGTGGAAGAGATCGCCTGCATCGCCTGTCTGTGACACGTGTGCCTCTGCCATCCAACCCTGTCTCCTGCTCACGTCACCCCAGTGAAACTGCTCTTCTTCTGGGACTAAGTGACTCCTCCCTGATACTGTATGACCAACGACGGGGGGTCTCCCTCCCGGCTTCCTGCCCTGTGCTTCCCAAACTTGTTGCCTGGCACCCTGCTGGAGCCATGGTTCTGATTGGGGGTGGGCAGGGGGAGTTGATGTGCTTTGATGTGGGATTGGCACCTATTAACATGGCTCTGGTAGCAGAGGAGGTAGCTCCAGCTCCCATGCTAAGACTAATGGAGCACCTGCGTGGCTGTGAAGGCATAGGGAGACTCCAGTGGGGGACAGGCCCGGAAGGAGGTCCAGAGGGGACACAGATTCTGCTGCTAGTCTTTCATGGAGGACCACTTGCTGCTTTGAGATTCAGACTAG GTGTTCTGAGTGGGGGCCACATAGGTCatggagagctgctgcagcagcgactGCGTTGCAGCCAGATCCAGGAGGCACTCGGCATCCTGGAGGCCATGGACTGGAGCAGCATGGGAGGCGAGTGCTTCAGGGGCCTGAGCTTCATCGCCAACCACCTGCTAAGGCTAGAGCTGAacgcagagagagagg CCCTGCTGGAAGCAGTTCTGGGTGTGTTTTATGccccagctgctcctctctctgagCTGGTGATTCTTCATTACGGGGAGCCGGTCAGCAAGTATGCGCGCCGCTTTTTTCACCACCTCCTCAG ATACCAACGTTTTGAGAAGGCCTTCCTCCTCGCTGTAGATTTAGAAGACAGAGATTTATTCATG GACCTCCATTATGTTGCCGGCGATAAGGGCGAGGTGGTGTTAGCGGATGTGGCCAAGAGGAAAGCTAATGAAATCGAAGCCCGGGCCATCACAGGCAGCG ctcctcagagaGGAAAGAATGGTGTCCTTTGTGGTTTTGGCATGGAAACACAGGTGGAGCGAGGCACCCCCACAGCATA cAACGAGGGACGAGCCAAAGAGAGGAGCGTGCCGGAGCGACGCGTGACCCCGAGGTCAGACGTGTTCAGGACGCTGACACAAACAG GAAGCGGCGAAGGTGGCAGAGACGACGGGAAG GCCGATGGAGATCCTGGGACTCTTCACTTGGTCCATTTAGGAATGGTGTAG
- the wdpcp gene encoding WD repeat-containing and planar cell polarity effector protein fritz homolog isoform X1 yields the protein MASCLAELHLWSTKSSLKVKDTDIGTYQYYDKGEPANPLEHHYYNEKLHFSEARGYSWTPKNQRPQKLRDSLKELEELLQIHTCVCIRWRTKKCCQVMLSSGVLVTLTLNGPQLEQVCVERTLVGRLPANTVTDAVLSDRLILLSFLEQSQVAAVYLSQKNQESPETSRCTDKLSPSEIKVVCVDPSAQGRRLCRHVDLNHRQDIAVCWWSLAEPDEELWPWTHTDVQRRNLVLLSCSATDELKVLSFIRTEGSPMDCRFSLLQPYQLLTVELPAGDQGHREEFWVDTCVYECGRDRLHRLSVTRVPLPSNPVSCSRHPSETALLLGLSDSSLILYDQRRGVSLPASCPVLPKLVAWHPAGAMVLIGGGQGELMCFDVGLAPINMALVAEEVAPAPMLRLMEHLRGCEGIGRLQWGTGPEGGPEGTQILLLVFHGGPLAALRFRLGVLSGGHIGHGELLQQRLRCSQIQEALGILEAMDWSSMGGECFRGLSFIANHLLRLELNAEREALLEAVLGVFYAPAAPLSELVILHYGEPVSKYARRFFHHLLRYQRFEKAFLLAVDLEDRDLFMDLHYVAGDKGEVVLADVAKRKANEIEARAITGSAAPQRGKNGVLCGFGMETQVERGTPTAYNEGRAKERSVPERRVTPRSDVFRTLTQTGSGEGGRDDGKADGDPGTLHLVHLGMV from the exons ATACAGATATTGGCACCTATCAGTACTACGATAAAGGCGAGCCAG ccaATCCCCTTGAGCATCATTACTACAATGAGAAACTCCATTTTTCTGAAG CTCGAGGCTATTCTTGGACTCCCAAGAACCAGCGACCACAGAAACTACGGGATTCGCTGAAGGAGCTAGAG GAACTGTTGCAAATCCACACCTGCGTTTGTATCAGATGGAGGACAAAGAAATGCTGCCAG GTGATGCTGAGTAGCGGAGTGCTAGTGACTCTTACCTTAAATGGACCTCAACTTGAGCAAGTGTGTGTAGAGCGCACATTAGTGGGACGCCTTCCAGCTAACACCGTGACTGATG CGGTGCTGAGCGATAGGCTAATCCTGCTGTCCTTCCTGGAGCAGAGCCAAGTGGCTGCAGTCTACCTCAGCCAAAAGAACCAGGAGTCCCCTGAGACCAGCAGATGCACAGATAAACTGTCACCCTCTGAAATAAAG GTGGTGTGTGTAGACCCAAGTGCGCAAGGACGGAGGCTATGCAGGCATGTAGACCTCAACCATCGGCAAGATATAGCAGTCTGCTGGTGGAGCCTGGCTGAGCCTGATGAGGAATTGTGGCCCTGGACTCACACAGATGTTCAAAGACGTAACCTAGTCCTGCTCAGCTGTTCCGCCACTGACGAGCTCAAG GTTCTGAGTTTCATCCGGACCGAAGGCAGTCCAATGGACTGTCGCTTTAGTCTTCTCCAGCCTTACCAGCTGCTAACAGTTGAACTACCTGCTGGAGACCAGGGACACAGAGAGGAGTTCTGGGTCGACACCTGTGTGTATGAATGTGGAAGAGATCGCCTGCATCGCCTGTCTGTGACACGTGTGCCTCTGCCATCCAACCCTGTCTCCTGCTCACGTCACCCCAGTGAAACTGCTCTTCTTCTGGGACTAAGTGACTCCTCCCTGATACTGTATGACCAACGACGGGGGGTCTCCCTCCCGGCTTCCTGCCCTGTGCTTCCCAAACTTGTTGCCTGGCACCCTGCTGGAGCCATGGTTCTGATTGGGGGTGGGCAGGGGGAGTTGATGTGCTTTGATGTGGGATTGGCACCTATTAACATGGCTCTGGTAGCAGAGGAGGTAGCTCCAGCTCCCATGCTAAGACTAATGGAGCACCTGCGTGGCTGTGAAGGCATAGGGAGACTCCAGTGGGGGACAGGCCCGGAAGGAGGTCCAGAGGGGACACAGATTCTGCTGCTAGTCTTTCATGGAGGACCACTTGCTGCTTTGAGATTCAGACTAG GTGTTCTGAGTGGGGGCCACATAGGTCatggagagctgctgcagcagcgactGCGTTGCAGCCAGATCCAGGAGGCACTCGGCATCCTGGAGGCCATGGACTGGAGCAGCATGGGAGGCGAGTGCTTCAGGGGCCTGAGCTTCATCGCCAACCACCTGCTAAGGCTAGAGCTGAacgcagagagagagg CCCTGCTGGAAGCAGTTCTGGGTGTGTTTTATGccccagctgctcctctctctgagCTGGTGATTCTTCATTACGGGGAGCCGGTCAGCAAGTATGCGCGCCGCTTTTTTCACCACCTCCTCAG ATACCAACGTTTTGAGAAGGCCTTCCTCCTCGCTGTAGATTTAGAAGACAGAGATTTATTCATG GACCTCCATTATGTTGCCGGCGATAAGGGCGAGGTGGTGTTAGCGGATGTGGCCAAGAGGAAAGCTAATGAAATCGAAGCCCGGGCCATCACAGGCAGCG cagctcctcagagaGGAAAGAATGGTGTCCTTTGTGGTTTTGGCATGGAAACACAGGTGGAGCGAGGCACCCCCACAGCATA cAACGAGGGACGAGCCAAAGAGAGGAGCGTGCCGGAGCGACGCGTGACCCCGAGGTCAGACGTGTTCAGGACGCTGACACAAACAG GAAGCGGCGAAGGTGGCAGAGACGACGGGAAG GCCGATGGAGATCCTGGGACTCTTCACTTGGTCCATTTAGGAATGGTGTAG
- the wdpcp gene encoding WD repeat-containing and planar cell polarity effector protein fritz homolog isoform X3: MASCLAELHLWSTKSSLKVKDTDIGTYQYYDKGEPANPLEHHYYNEKLHFSEARGYSWTPKNQRPQKLRDSLKELEELLQIHTCVCIRWRTKKCCQVMLSSGVLVTLTLNGPQLEQVCVERTLVGRLPANTVTDAVLSDRLILLSFLEQSQVAAVYLSQKNQESPETSRCTDKLSPSEIKVVCVDPSAQGRRLCRHVDLNHRQDIAVCWWSLAEPDEELWPWTHTDVQRRNLVLLSCSATDELKVLSFIRTEGSPMDCRFSLLQPYQLLTVELPAGDQGHREEFWVDTCVYECGRDRLHRLSVTRVPLPSNPVSCSRHPSETALLLGLSDSSLILYDQRRGVSLPASCPVLPKLVAWHPAGAMVLIGGGQGELMCFDVGLAPINMALVAEEVAPAPMLRLMEHLRGCEGIGRLQWGTGPEGGPEGTQILLLVFHGGPLAALRFRLGVLSGGHIGHGELLQQRLRCSQIQEALGILEAMDWSSMGGECFRGLSFIANHLLRLELNAEREALLEAVLGVFYAPAAPLSELVILHYGEPVSKYARRFFHHLLRYQRFEKAFLLAVDLEDRDLFMDLHYVAGDKGEVVLADVAKRKANEIEARAITGSAAPQRGKNGVLCGFGMETQVERGTPTAYNEGRAKERSVPERRVTPRSDVFRTLTQTGSGEGGRDDGKVRRLNPN; this comes from the exons ATACAGATATTGGCACCTATCAGTACTACGATAAAGGCGAGCCAG ccaATCCCCTTGAGCATCATTACTACAATGAGAAACTCCATTTTTCTGAAG CTCGAGGCTATTCTTGGACTCCCAAGAACCAGCGACCACAGAAACTACGGGATTCGCTGAAGGAGCTAGAG GAACTGTTGCAAATCCACACCTGCGTTTGTATCAGATGGAGGACAAAGAAATGCTGCCAG GTGATGCTGAGTAGCGGAGTGCTAGTGACTCTTACCTTAAATGGACCTCAACTTGAGCAAGTGTGTGTAGAGCGCACATTAGTGGGACGCCTTCCAGCTAACACCGTGACTGATG CGGTGCTGAGCGATAGGCTAATCCTGCTGTCCTTCCTGGAGCAGAGCCAAGTGGCTGCAGTCTACCTCAGCCAAAAGAACCAGGAGTCCCCTGAGACCAGCAGATGCACAGATAAACTGTCACCCTCTGAAATAAAG GTGGTGTGTGTAGACCCAAGTGCGCAAGGACGGAGGCTATGCAGGCATGTAGACCTCAACCATCGGCAAGATATAGCAGTCTGCTGGTGGAGCCTGGCTGAGCCTGATGAGGAATTGTGGCCCTGGACTCACACAGATGTTCAAAGACGTAACCTAGTCCTGCTCAGCTGTTCCGCCACTGACGAGCTCAAG GTTCTGAGTTTCATCCGGACCGAAGGCAGTCCAATGGACTGTCGCTTTAGTCTTCTCCAGCCTTACCAGCTGCTAACAGTTGAACTACCTGCTGGAGACCAGGGACACAGAGAGGAGTTCTGGGTCGACACCTGTGTGTATGAATGTGGAAGAGATCGCCTGCATCGCCTGTCTGTGACACGTGTGCCTCTGCCATCCAACCCTGTCTCCTGCTCACGTCACCCCAGTGAAACTGCTCTTCTTCTGGGACTAAGTGACTCCTCCCTGATACTGTATGACCAACGACGGGGGGTCTCCCTCCCGGCTTCCTGCCCTGTGCTTCCCAAACTTGTTGCCTGGCACCCTGCTGGAGCCATGGTTCTGATTGGGGGTGGGCAGGGGGAGTTGATGTGCTTTGATGTGGGATTGGCACCTATTAACATGGCTCTGGTAGCAGAGGAGGTAGCTCCAGCTCCCATGCTAAGACTAATGGAGCACCTGCGTGGCTGTGAAGGCATAGGGAGACTCCAGTGGGGGACAGGCCCGGAAGGAGGTCCAGAGGGGACACAGATTCTGCTGCTAGTCTTTCATGGAGGACCACTTGCTGCTTTGAGATTCAGACTAG GTGTTCTGAGTGGGGGCCACATAGGTCatggagagctgctgcagcagcgactGCGTTGCAGCCAGATCCAGGAGGCACTCGGCATCCTGGAGGCCATGGACTGGAGCAGCATGGGAGGCGAGTGCTTCAGGGGCCTGAGCTTCATCGCCAACCACCTGCTAAGGCTAGAGCTGAacgcagagagagagg CCCTGCTGGAAGCAGTTCTGGGTGTGTTTTATGccccagctgctcctctctctgagCTGGTGATTCTTCATTACGGGGAGCCGGTCAGCAAGTATGCGCGCCGCTTTTTTCACCACCTCCTCAG ATACCAACGTTTTGAGAAGGCCTTCCTCCTCGCTGTAGATTTAGAAGACAGAGATTTATTCATG GACCTCCATTATGTTGCCGGCGATAAGGGCGAGGTGGTGTTAGCGGATGTGGCCAAGAGGAAAGCTAATGAAATCGAAGCCCGGGCCATCACAGGCAGCG cagctcctcagagaGGAAAGAATGGTGTCCTTTGTGGTTTTGGCATGGAAACACAGGTGGAGCGAGGCACCCCCACAGCATA cAACGAGGGACGAGCCAAAGAGAGGAGCGTGCCGGAGCGACGCGTGACCCCGAGGTCAGACGTGTTCAGGACGCTGACACAAACAG GAAGCGGCGAAGGTGGCAGAGACGACGGGAAGGTGAGGCGATTGAACCCAAACTGA
- the wdpcp gene encoding WD repeat-containing and planar cell polarity effector protein fritz homolog isoform X4: MASCLAELHLWSTKSSLKVKDTDIGTYQYYDKGEPANPLEHHYYNEKLHFSEARGYSWTPKNQRPQKLRDSLKELEELLQIHTCVCIRWRTKKCCQVMLSSGVLVTLTLNGPQLEQVCVERTLVGRLPANTVTDAVLSDRLILLSFLEQSQVAAVYLSQKNQESPETSRCTDKLSPSEIKVVCVDPSAQGRRLCRHVDLNHRQDIAVCWWSLAEPDEELWPWTHTDVQRRNLVLLSCSATDELKVLSFIRTEGSPMDCRFSLLQPYQLLTVELPAGDQGHREEFWVDTCVYECGRDRLHRLSVTRVPLPSNPVSCSRHPSETALLLGLSDSSLILYDQRRGVSLPASCPVLPKLVAWHPAGAMVLIGGGQGELMCFDVGLAPINMALVAEEVAPAPMLRLMEHLRGCEGIGRLQWGTGPEGGPEGTQILLLVFHGGPLAALRFRLGVLSGGHIGHGELLQQRLRCSQIQEALGILEAMDWSSMGGECFRGLSFIANHLLRLELNAEREALLEAVLGVFYAPAAPLSELVILHYGEPVSKYARRFFHHLLRYQRFEKAFLLAVDLEDRDLFMDLHYVAGDKGEVVLADVAKRKANEIEARAITGSGGAAALSQTLLKAHTRGDQAEFLITHTQKHTHSHTQFLMEASKANG, encoded by the exons ATACAGATATTGGCACCTATCAGTACTACGATAAAGGCGAGCCAG ccaATCCCCTTGAGCATCATTACTACAATGAGAAACTCCATTTTTCTGAAG CTCGAGGCTATTCTTGGACTCCCAAGAACCAGCGACCACAGAAACTACGGGATTCGCTGAAGGAGCTAGAG GAACTGTTGCAAATCCACACCTGCGTTTGTATCAGATGGAGGACAAAGAAATGCTGCCAG GTGATGCTGAGTAGCGGAGTGCTAGTGACTCTTACCTTAAATGGACCTCAACTTGAGCAAGTGTGTGTAGAGCGCACATTAGTGGGACGCCTTCCAGCTAACACCGTGACTGATG CGGTGCTGAGCGATAGGCTAATCCTGCTGTCCTTCCTGGAGCAGAGCCAAGTGGCTGCAGTCTACCTCAGCCAAAAGAACCAGGAGTCCCCTGAGACCAGCAGATGCACAGATAAACTGTCACCCTCTGAAATAAAG GTGGTGTGTGTAGACCCAAGTGCGCAAGGACGGAGGCTATGCAGGCATGTAGACCTCAACCATCGGCAAGATATAGCAGTCTGCTGGTGGAGCCTGGCTGAGCCTGATGAGGAATTGTGGCCCTGGACTCACACAGATGTTCAAAGACGTAACCTAGTCCTGCTCAGCTGTTCCGCCACTGACGAGCTCAAG GTTCTGAGTTTCATCCGGACCGAAGGCAGTCCAATGGACTGTCGCTTTAGTCTTCTCCAGCCTTACCAGCTGCTAACAGTTGAACTACCTGCTGGAGACCAGGGACACAGAGAGGAGTTCTGGGTCGACACCTGTGTGTATGAATGTGGAAGAGATCGCCTGCATCGCCTGTCTGTGACACGTGTGCCTCTGCCATCCAACCCTGTCTCCTGCTCACGTCACCCCAGTGAAACTGCTCTTCTTCTGGGACTAAGTGACTCCTCCCTGATACTGTATGACCAACGACGGGGGGTCTCCCTCCCGGCTTCCTGCCCTGTGCTTCCCAAACTTGTTGCCTGGCACCCTGCTGGAGCCATGGTTCTGATTGGGGGTGGGCAGGGGGAGTTGATGTGCTTTGATGTGGGATTGGCACCTATTAACATGGCTCTGGTAGCAGAGGAGGTAGCTCCAGCTCCCATGCTAAGACTAATGGAGCACCTGCGTGGCTGTGAAGGCATAGGGAGACTCCAGTGGGGGACAGGCCCGGAAGGAGGTCCAGAGGGGACACAGATTCTGCTGCTAGTCTTTCATGGAGGACCACTTGCTGCTTTGAGATTCAGACTAG GTGTTCTGAGTGGGGGCCACATAGGTCatggagagctgctgcagcagcgactGCGTTGCAGCCAGATCCAGGAGGCACTCGGCATCCTGGAGGCCATGGACTGGAGCAGCATGGGAGGCGAGTGCTTCAGGGGCCTGAGCTTCATCGCCAACCACCTGCTAAGGCTAGAGCTGAacgcagagagagagg CCCTGCTGGAAGCAGTTCTGGGTGTGTTTTATGccccagctgctcctctctctgagCTGGTGATTCTTCATTACGGGGAGCCGGTCAGCAAGTATGCGCGCCGCTTTTTTCACCACCTCCTCAG ATACCAACGTTTTGAGAAGGCCTTCCTCCTCGCTGTAGATTTAGAAGACAGAGATTTATTCATG GACCTCCATTATGTTGCCGGCGATAAGGGCGAGGTGGTGTTAGCGGATGTGGCCAAGAGGAAAGCTAATGAAATCGAAGCCCGGGCCATCACAGGCAGCG GCGGTGCTGCTGCCCTTTCACAAACACTCCTGAAAGCACATACCAGAGGGGATCAAGCTGAGTTcctgattacacacacacagaaacacacacactcacacacacaattcctCATGGAGGCTTCAAAGGCCAACGGGTGA
- the wdpcp gene encoding WD repeat-containing and planar cell polarity effector protein fritz homolog isoform X5 — MLSSGVLVTLTLNGPQLEQVCVERTLVGRLPANTVTDAVLSDRLILLSFLEQSQVAAVYLSQKNQESPETSRCTDKLSPSEIKVVCVDPSAQGRRLCRHVDLNHRQDIAVCWWSLAEPDEELWPWTHTDVQRRNLVLLSCSATDELKVLSFIRTEGSPMDCRFSLLQPYQLLTVELPAGDQGHREEFWVDTCVYECGRDRLHRLSVTRVPLPSNPVSCSRHPSETALLLGLSDSSLILYDQRRGVSLPASCPVLPKLVAWHPAGAMVLIGGGQGELMCFDVGLAPINMALVAEEVAPAPMLRLMEHLRGCEGIGRLQWGTGPEGGPEGTQILLLVFHGGPLAALRFRLGVLSGGHIGHGELLQQRLRCSQIQEALGILEAMDWSSMGGECFRGLSFIANHLLRLELNAEREALLEAVLGVFYAPAAPLSELVILHYGEPVSKYARRFFHHLLRYQRFEKAFLLAVDLEDRDLFMDLHYVAGDKGEVVLADVAKRKANEIEARAITGSAAPQRGKNGVLCGFGMETQVERGTPTAYNEGRAKERSVPERRVTPRSDVFRTLTQTGSGEGGRDDGKADGDPGTLHLVHLGMV; from the exons ATGCTGAGTAGCGGAGTGCTAGTGACTCTTACCTTAAATGGACCTCAACTTGAGCAAGTGTGTGTAGAGCGCACATTAGTGGGACGCCTTCCAGCTAACACCGTGACTGATG CGGTGCTGAGCGATAGGCTAATCCTGCTGTCCTTCCTGGAGCAGAGCCAAGTGGCTGCAGTCTACCTCAGCCAAAAGAACCAGGAGTCCCCTGAGACCAGCAGATGCACAGATAAACTGTCACCCTCTGAAATAAAG GTGGTGTGTGTAGACCCAAGTGCGCAAGGACGGAGGCTATGCAGGCATGTAGACCTCAACCATCGGCAAGATATAGCAGTCTGCTGGTGGAGCCTGGCTGAGCCTGATGAGGAATTGTGGCCCTGGACTCACACAGATGTTCAAAGACGTAACCTAGTCCTGCTCAGCTGTTCCGCCACTGACGAGCTCAAG GTTCTGAGTTTCATCCGGACCGAAGGCAGTCCAATGGACTGTCGCTTTAGTCTTCTCCAGCCTTACCAGCTGCTAACAGTTGAACTACCTGCTGGAGACCAGGGACACAGAGAGGAGTTCTGGGTCGACACCTGTGTGTATGAATGTGGAAGAGATCGCCTGCATCGCCTGTCTGTGACACGTGTGCCTCTGCCATCCAACCCTGTCTCCTGCTCACGTCACCCCAGTGAAACTGCTCTTCTTCTGGGACTAAGTGACTCCTCCCTGATACTGTATGACCAACGACGGGGGGTCTCCCTCCCGGCTTCCTGCCCTGTGCTTCCCAAACTTGTTGCCTGGCACCCTGCTGGAGCCATGGTTCTGATTGGGGGTGGGCAGGGGGAGTTGATGTGCTTTGATGTGGGATTGGCACCTATTAACATGGCTCTGGTAGCAGAGGAGGTAGCTCCAGCTCCCATGCTAAGACTAATGGAGCACCTGCGTGGCTGTGAAGGCATAGGGAGACTCCAGTGGGGGACAGGCCCGGAAGGAGGTCCAGAGGGGACACAGATTCTGCTGCTAGTCTTTCATGGAGGACCACTTGCTGCTTTGAGATTCAGACTAG GTGTTCTGAGTGGGGGCCACATAGGTCatggagagctgctgcagcagcgactGCGTTGCAGCCAGATCCAGGAGGCACTCGGCATCCTGGAGGCCATGGACTGGAGCAGCATGGGAGGCGAGTGCTTCAGGGGCCTGAGCTTCATCGCCAACCACCTGCTAAGGCTAGAGCTGAacgcagagagagagg CCCTGCTGGAAGCAGTTCTGGGTGTGTTTTATGccccagctgctcctctctctgagCTGGTGATTCTTCATTACGGGGAGCCGGTCAGCAAGTATGCGCGCCGCTTTTTTCACCACCTCCTCAG ATACCAACGTTTTGAGAAGGCCTTCCTCCTCGCTGTAGATTTAGAAGACAGAGATTTATTCATG GACCTCCATTATGTTGCCGGCGATAAGGGCGAGGTGGTGTTAGCGGATGTGGCCAAGAGGAAAGCTAATGAAATCGAAGCCCGGGCCATCACAGGCAGCG cagctcctcagagaGGAAAGAATGGTGTCCTTTGTGGTTTTGGCATGGAAACACAGGTGGAGCGAGGCACCCCCACAGCATA cAACGAGGGACGAGCCAAAGAGAGGAGCGTGCCGGAGCGACGCGTGACCCCGAGGTCAGACGTGTTCAGGACGCTGACACAAACAG GAAGCGGCGAAGGTGGCAGAGACGACGGGAAG GCCGATGGAGATCCTGGGACTCTTCACTTGGTCCATTTAGGAATGGTGTAG